A region from the Synergistaceae bacterium genome encodes:
- a CDS encoding amidohydrolase yields MRKTVLYNGKIATPAGFVEGMVADGQRIAFLGGSEEALAALDVHERVDLGGRLVLPGFIDGHMHFLSYALSLERADFNGCRSIEELRSRLKRFIDESRPMPGEWIAGRGWNHEILSDGRMPMKEDLDDISPRNPTVLLRVCDHIAVLNSCALSALGLHGDSRFQGGMADVDEQGGLTGIVRESVVGHVIRSLPVPGTTELRRMSLRAAGDLVRKGLTSVLSDDLGSLGGNLTVLMDLFLSLDEEGIMPVRITEKLLLPDRLALDGFLSTGWRTGDGVPFFHIGPLKILSDGSLGARTALLREEYSDAPGVNGVAVHDRDELDDLVWTAHHAGMQVAAHAIGDGALDMCLDAIERALSSSPRDSRHYIIHCQTGSPDQYGRMARLGVGAAIQPPFVPSDREMALKRLGEERALSGYAWSTLKELGIFLSGGSDAPVESFDPLWGIYTAVTRADGEGSPPGGWNPSQRFSVAEAIDLYTRGGAYASFDEHRKGSLRVGMLADSVVLDRDILSGPEEEIKDAKVVLTMTGGRIVHRAL; encoded by the coding sequence TTGAGAAAGACGGTTCTGTACAACGGCAAAATAGCCACCCCTGCCGGCTTCGTGGAGGGGATGGTTGCGGATGGGCAGCGAATAGCCTTTCTCGGTGGCTCAGAGGAGGCCCTCGCCGCCCTTGACGTTCATGAGAGGGTGGATCTTGGGGGAAGACTTGTCCTGCCGGGCTTCATCGACGGGCACATGCACTTCCTGTCGTACGCCCTCTCGCTTGAGCGGGCGGACTTCAACGGCTGCCGGTCCATAGAGGAGCTGAGATCGAGGCTCAAGAGGTTCATCGACGAGAGCCGTCCTATGCCGGGGGAGTGGATAGCGGGGCGCGGCTGGAATCACGAGATCCTCTCGGACGGCCGCATGCCGATGAAGGAGGACCTCGACGACATCTCGCCGAGAAATCCCACGGTCCTGCTCAGGGTCTGCGATCATATCGCGGTCCTGAACAGCTGCGCCCTCTCCGCCCTCGGGCTCCACGGCGACAGTCGCTTCCAGGGCGGAATGGCGGATGTCGACGAGCAAGGGGGGCTGACCGGGATAGTTCGCGAGTCGGTCGTTGGGCATGTCATTCGCAGCCTTCCGGTGCCCGGGACGACGGAGCTTCGCAGGATGAGCCTGCGAGCGGCGGGCGACCTCGTGAGAAAGGGTCTCACGTCCGTGCTCTCCGATGACCTCGGCTCGCTTGGCGGGAATTTGACCGTCCTGATGGACCTGTTCCTGTCGCTCGACGAGGAGGGCATAATGCCGGTCAGGATCACGGAGAAGCTCCTGCTTCCCGACCGGTTGGCCCTCGATGGCTTTCTGTCCACGGGATGGAGGACCGGGGACGGGGTCCCCTTCTTTCACATAGGGCCGCTTAAGATACTTTCGGATGGCTCCCTTGGCGCAAGGACCGCGCTGCTCCGGGAGGAGTACTCGGACGCGCCGGGCGTTAACGGCGTGGCCGTGCACGACAGGGATGAGCTCGACGACCTGGTCTGGACGGCTCATCACGCGGGTATGCAGGTTGCGGCCCACGCGATAGGGGACGGGGCGCTGGACATGTGCCTCGATGCCATTGAGAGAGCGCTCTCCTCGAGTCCTCGCGACTCGCGCCACTACATAATCCACTGCCAGACGGGGAGCCCCGACCAGTACGGACGGATGGCCAGGCTCGGGGTCGGGGCCGCGATTCAACCGCCGTTCGTGCCGTCCGACCGGGAGATGGCGCTGAAGAGGCTGGGAGAGGAGAGGGCGCTGTCGGGCTACGCCTGGAGCACCCTGAAGGAGCTGGGCATCTTTTTGTCCGGGGGATCCGATGCACCCGTCGAGAGCTTCGATCCACTGTGGGGGATATACACCGCCGTTACCCGCGCGGACGGGGAAGGCTCGCCTCCGGGGGGTTGGAACCCCTCCCAGAGGTTCTCCGTGGCGGAGGCGATCGACCTGTACACCCGCGGGGGCGCTTACGCCTCGTTCGACGAGCATCGCAAGGGCTCTCTGCGGGTCGGGATGCTGGCCGACTCTGTGGTTCTCGACAGGGACATACTCTCGGGCCCGGAGGAGGAGATCAAGGACGCCAAGGTCGTACTGACCATGACTGGAGGACGAATAGTCCATCGAGCCCTGTAG